The Aminiphilus circumscriptus DSM 16581 genome contains a region encoding:
- a CDS encoding IS256 family transposase — MKALFGNETDALKTLMKEVLQEILDGEMTELLGAERHERNTERTGYRSGYYTRSLVTRIGKLELRIPRDRNGEFSTALFERYQRSEKALVAALAEMYVQGVSTRKVTAITEELCGHRFSASSISAINKGLDEALSRFANRPLDEEYPYLILDARYEKVRENGVIRSQAVQIAIGINREGQRQILAVELAPRETASSWKEFLLGLKLRGLRGVEFVVSDDHAGLRSAIGETLLEASWQRCYVHFLRNALDHLPRKADDDCLQELRWIYDRRDIMEAHRDLTSWITKWQRKYPKLVDWVEENIEETLTFYRLPRAHHKHLKSTNMLERLNEEIKRRTRVVRIFPNTDACQRLIRALCVETHEAWLESSRYLNMDLLIEHKKALLEKCG, encoded by the coding sequence ATGAAAGCCCTTTTCGGGAACGAAACGGACGCCCTGAAGACCCTGATGAAGGAAGTGCTGCAAGAAATCCTTGACGGGGAAATGACGGAACTCCTTGGAGCCGAACGACATGAGCGCAACACAGAACGTACGGGTTATCGGTCAGGCTACTATACCCGAAGTCTGGTCACGCGAATCGGCAAGCTGGAACTGCGGATTCCCAGAGACCGCAACGGAGAATTCTCCACGGCACTGTTCGAGCGTTATCAGCGCAGTGAGAAGGCATTGGTGGCGGCTCTGGCGGAAATGTATGTGCAGGGCGTGTCCACGCGCAAAGTGACGGCGATCACCGAGGAATTGTGCGGACATCGTTTTTCCGCGAGCAGCATCAGCGCCATCAACAAAGGTCTCGATGAAGCCCTGTCTCGTTTTGCGAACCGTCCCCTTGACGAAGAGTACCCGTATTTGATTCTGGATGCTCGCTACGAGAAAGTTCGCGAGAACGGAGTTATCCGTTCCCAGGCGGTACAGATCGCCATCGGAATCAACCGGGAGGGGCAGCGGCAGATCTTGGCGGTGGAATTGGCTCCCCGTGAAACGGCAAGCAGTTGGAAAGAGTTTCTTCTCGGGCTCAAGCTACGGGGTTTGCGCGGTGTCGAATTCGTGGTATCCGACGACCACGCAGGACTTCGTTCGGCCATCGGAGAGACCCTGCTCGAAGCATCTTGGCAGCGTTGCTACGTCCATTTTCTGCGGAATGCTCTGGATCATCTGCCCCGTAAGGCCGATGACGATTGTCTCCAGGAACTCCGCTGGATCTACGACCGCCGGGACATTATGGAGGCCCACCGGGATCTGACGTCCTGGATCACCAAATGGCAGAGGAAATATCCGAAGCTTGTTGACTGGGTGGAGGAGAACATAGAGGAGACGCTGACCTTCTACCGGCTTCCCAGAGCACATCACAAGCATCTGAAGTCAACCAACATGCTGGAACGGCTCAACGAAGAGATCAAGAGAAGGACCCGGGTCGTCCGTATCTTCCCAAACACCGATGCATGTCAGCGCCTGATACGGGCACTTTGCGTCGAAACCCACGAGGCGTGGCTGGAGTCCAGTCGCTACCTCAACATGGACCTGTTGATCGAACACAAAAAGGCACTCTTGGAAAAGTGTGGCTAA